In Bdellovibrio svalbardensis, the sequence GGCGGACTGGATGCGGCCCTCAGCGCCACTTATCGACCTGACTTGGCTCCAGCAACCTTAAACATCGTGGGAAAACCAAATATTGCCAACAATGGTTATGTTTCAACTTTCACAGGCACCTATGTTGAAGGTCAATTCTCTGGCAACTTCACATCCACCAAAAAAGGACTCGAAGGATACATCTTCCTCAAAAAAGGAAAGACCTATCCAGCCCAATGTGCCTCAGTAACAAAGTAATTAAAAAGACTCATTTGAAATAAAAAAAGAGCTAGGAAAACCTAGCTCTTTTTTTTTGAGGTACGCCGTACCTATTTGAGGCTCAGTGCATTAGCTAACTTAACCTTTGCCTTCGAGTTCGGCCCATCTTGCATACAAACGTTCAATTTCAGCTTGAAGCTTTGCGATCTCAGAATACAGTTCTTGAACTTTTGAAGCTTTGCTTACAACTTCCGGAAGAACTGATTCCGCCTGTGCGGCTTCGAGCTTGGCTTCCAAGCCTTGAATAGTTGCTTCCATATTCTCAAGTTCAAACTTCTCTTTAAAGCTAAGCTTTTTGGTCTTACCCGCTGCCACTTTGGCCTCTTGCTTAACTTCTTCTTTTTTCTGATTCTCTAACTCTTTTTGCTCATCGAACCATTCTTCCCATTGCAAGTAACCCGCGAATCGCTCCATCGTGGTATTGCCATCTGGGTTCTTATGAAGGGCGATGATTTCCTTGGCAACCTGGTCCATGAAATAACGGTCATGGGTTACCAGAATGACTGCGCCATTAAACTCACGCAGTGACTCTTCGAGCACACCCAAGGTTGCCACATCCAAGTCGTTCGTAGGCTCATCCAGAACAAGAACTTGCGCTTCATTCAACATCAACTGTGCAATTCTCAAACGGGCCTGCTCGCCTCCAGAAAGCTTTTCTACAGGCAAATCCACTTGCTGACGATTGAATTGGAATCTCTCCAAATAACTGCGCGCAAAAACGTAGGAGCCTTGATAGTGAACATAGTCTCCATCCGGGCAGATGTTTTTCAGAACAGATTGTTTCGGATTCAAGGTCTCACGATTTTGTTCAAAATACGCGACTTTCAATTTTTCGGCTTGCTTCACTTCACCCGTGTCTGGCTGCTCTTGGCCCAGCAAAATACGAATCAAAGTGGATTTACCAGAACCATTGTCACCCAAAAGGGCCATGCGTGTTTTTGGTGAAACCAAGTATGAGAAGTCTTTAAATAGCACACGTCCATCGTAGGCTTTGGTGACGTTGTTCAATTCCATCAATTTCTGAGGATTGCGATCTGCATCTTTAAATTCGATCTTCACCAAACGTGACGCATTCTTTGCGGTCAGATCAGAAACATCATCTTTCAAAGTATAAGCTCTGTCGATACGGGCCTTTTGTTTCGTCAAACGTGCCTTAGCGCCACGACGAAGCCATTCCGTTTCACGACGAAGTGTGTTCTTCATCGTTTGCTCTTTGGCTTCCTGACCGGCCATCATCAATTCTTTGGCTTCAGTATAATCAGAATACTCACCCTCAATCGAGAATAAGTAATTTGGATTTTTTGGATCCAAATCGAAAATCTTGTTGGTCACTCGCTGCAAGAACAAGCGATCATGCGTGATGATCAGGGTGGCAAATTGCGCTTTAGCCAAGAATTCTTCCAACCACAAGATGCTGCTGACATCGAGATGATTCGTTGGCTCATCCAGAAGAAGAAGCTCCGGTCCGCGCACCAATTCACGGGCCAAGGCCACACGTTTTTTCCAACCACCAGACAGATCTTCCACTAAGAAGGTGTCACCGAATTGAGAAAGCTCTAAGCGCGCCATCCATTCATAAGCAGGACCAATATGTTCGTTGTAATCCGCATCACTCATGATCGCATCGAGAATGCTCACACCCGGCTCAAATACCGGAGTTTGATCGAGGAAGCCAATACGCAAACCTTTTTTACCGGTGACCTCACCGCTATCAGGCTTCATACGACCAGCAAGAATTTTTAAAAGTGTGGATTTACCAGCGCCATTGGGCCCGACCAGGCCCACGCGATCACCCTCTTCGATTCCGAGGCTGACATTTTTGAATAGAACTTTTCCGGCGAACGCTTTTTCAAGCTTGTGGGTATTAATTAAAAGCATGATGCAGTGTAAAGCATCATGCTTTTAATATCAATCAAACTCAGAGTCCTATCTATATTCACAATCCGCTGCAGCTGGATTAATTGCGTGCTGCTGGTATGTGAGCTGAGGGAACATATGGAAGAAGTCTACAGGACTTTTGTAGCCCTCAGGTGAAACCGGATCACCGTCAGCATTTGTCGCAGGACGAACCTGGCTCAACTTCATTCCACGACTATTGATGTAGTCGTAAGCTTGCGTAACTAGTGGGAACTCTTGATTTGGCGTCACTTGGCGGTGAGCGGGCTTCAACAGAACCACCTTGAAACCGTTGTCAGACAAGTAGTTCAAGATCAAAGGCAAAGCTTCGCCAGACTGCTTAAAGATATCATGCATCAACACGATCCCTTTGTTGTTAGAAGCTCTCAACTGCGTCACGAAAGATTTCAAAATATCCTGGCGGCGTTTTTCATAGTCAGGATTTTTGCTGACTTGGAACTGCCAGTCGAAGCTGTCGACGCTCCAACGGAAGTTTTTCAAACCCAACTCGGCAACGTTTCTTGCCATGTTCTGATTTGAACAACCATTTGGAAAGCGGAAGAAAGGATCAATAAATTTCGCCGCAGAGTAAACCGCCATATGGCCACCGACGAATTCCGACATGAAATAATCATAAGACATTTTGCCGCGATTCACCTGACGACCCATCATCAAAGTATGGAAGTAGGAGTGTGAACCCAGAATATGGCCCTCTGCCACAATACGCTTCGCCATCTCACTGTTCGCAAGAGCCATGCGTCCCGTACTGAAGAAGGCACCTTTCACTCCTGCCTTTTTAAGAGCGTTCAAAATATTCGTCGTCACGTTTTTTGTCGGGCCATCATCGAAGGTCAACATGACTTCTTTGTCTTTAAAACCCTGATTGCTCAAAACGTTCAGTTTTTCATCGACCACACGCTCTTCAAAAGCGATAGGACGAATTCGCGCAATGTCAGAATCCAAATCGAAGGAAGCTTTTCTGAATCTAGAGGCATAACTAATACGTGTCAGAAGCTCAGCACGGCAAGACTTCAAAGAAATCGCCGTAATCTCTGAATCAATGATATTTTCAACGTATTCCAATTGATGATGATCCAATGATTTCAAATGCGCACAAAGTGCAACGCCTGAGTTTCTATCCAGGCCCGGATTGCTCATAAAGCCTTGAAGCTTATGGAACTTCTCATCCCACTCGTCTCCGTTTTTTGCATTCTCGATACTCTTCATGATATCGCTATACGCTCCAGAAACTCGTTTATACTCAGCCACATAATTCGCAGTGGCGTCGTTCTCACCCCAAGCCAGGGATGCGCAGACACTAGTAACAACGTACAACGACGCTAAGACCTTTTTTGTAATCATAAGAGCACCTCGCGTGAGCTTCTTTGCGAGAGCCATACCTACTCAAACCCCTCTATATTCGATATGCCGGGACAAAATCTCGAAAAGAAACACAATATGCGCCCCCCTGTTTACGAATTCGACAGTTGAGTAAATAGTTACCAGGCCTCAGTATCTCGCCGAAATTGCCCCAAGACCAAGGCCGCTAAATGCATCCCCTCTATGTATCTTATGTCCAGATCACCAGGCCTTGTCTAAACCTCGCCTGCTTTAAACCGATAAATTGGGCTCAGCACGTGAGGTAAATGATGACTTCTTTGATTTACAGCCTTGTATTAAGTGTTTTACTTTTCTCTGTGACGGCCCCGGCTCAAACCGAGCAACAGTTTGTTCGCGAAATCATCCGTCAATCTGGCGGCGAACTTCCTAAAGCGGATGCTGCTAGCGATATTCCTGACGGTCTCAGCACCAAAGATATGAGCCCCGCCTGCGATCCCAAACTCTTTGAAGACAGCCTGTTGGCAAAGAAGGTCTCTTCAGCAGAGTACTATTCACAGATCAAAAGCTACTTCGATAAGTGTGGCAAGGAGCTGTCGTTGAAGTCCGCGGTGGGCGGCCTCGCCAGTTTGGCTAAAGCCTCCTCTTATGAATACCCGTTCTTCCAACACTCTCAGATCAAATCCATCACGATCAAGCTTCCGAATGGCACTCAGGTGCCAGCTATCGCAGCCTTGAAACAAGATCCACGTCCTCGTCCCTTAGTGGTCGTTAAATGTGGAGTCTTCTGTTCTGCGACGGAGTCCCCTTCGATGATAGAAAACTTAATGAGCCTCTTTGACCAAAGCCCCTTCAACGTTGTGCTTTTGGCAAATCAAACCGGCCTGGATCACATCGCGCTTAATCACATTGTTTCCATCGGTGGATGGACTGAAGGAGCTGAAGTGATCGAAGTCGGTCGATGGCTTAAAGACCAATGGGCTTTTAAGGATCGCATTTCCAGCATTCATCTTATGGGTTTAAGCCTTGGTGGCAACGCTGCCGTTTTTGGAGCCGCCTATAATGATATGCAAGCACAACTGGAGGCCCCGAAGGTCTACAGCTCAGTGATGGCCGTATGCCCGGTCGTGGCACTCAAACCAACTTTGCAAAGCCTCTATGGCAGCACCTTGGTGGGAAGCGTGTTTGCGAAACTAACGAAAGATCAATTCTTAGCAGCCCGCAAAGATGTCACGGACGTACCAGATCTTTTGACGACAGAAAATATTCCTTCTAATAAAAAAGATATGACTGATTATCTTGGCCTGATCAATGCGGTCTCTCTTCAGCGCCGCGGGACAGCGGTCTCCGCAAATCAATATTTCAAAAATAACAACTTCTGGAGTCTCCCACAAAAGGTCACAACACCGATGCTCGTCTGGGCCTCGAAGGACGATATTGTTGTCGACAACAAGATCAATGCTCAATCTGTTGAAAACGACCCTTACTACAAGAACTCTTCCACGGTGGGCGTTGTGAATCTTCCTTACGGAAGCCACTGCAGTTTTTCAGCGGCCTATGGAGTGTTGGCTTCGACGATAGTTATGAAAACTTTTGTCCTTGCCCACAGTCCGGAATTTACCGCTTACGATTCACAAAACCAGATGCCTTGGAAGTTTGAATCCAAGAAACTATCTCCAAAGGAAATTCACATCGGTCAAGTTTGGAAGTTCTCGGCCAATTCAGATCAGGTCAAAATCTCTTTTAGAACTTTCACCACAAGCGCGCTGTGCAACGACCCTTGGGCCGGTTCCGACCAATGCATCTCCAGCAAAGAGATTGCAGTCCCGGTGGTCGCATTGGCAAACATGGGAGCTCGCATCCCTGCCAACGCCGCAGAGGCGGCCGCCTTCTCTCGTGAGTTCAATGCCAAAGTGCAATTTAAAACAAAGGATCTCAAGCCTTTGAACGGAACAAACACTTCAGAATTTAATGTGGTTTGGCGCGAAGCTCTGAACTGAGGCACAGACATTTATGTTTGAGGTTCGCTAGTTCGCGCCCGAACTAACGTTCCAGTTCGTATTGACGATGGCGCTCTTCCAACATCTCCAAGAAGTCCTCACGATCGATATACTTCCCACCCATCGCTCCGACGACGGGTGTGACCATTTGCACGTCGATCCAATCATGGCCCTTATTCGATAAATACTCCACGAGAGCCCACAACGCGAGTTTTGAAGCATTGGGCTTTTTGTAAAACATGCTCTCCCCGCTAAAGACACCCTCAACCAGTACGCCGTAGATCCCACCGATCAGAATATTGTTTTCACGAACTTCGACGGATAGACAAAAGCCGGCTTTGAAAAACTCCAAATAAGCTCTTTTCATCAAGGGCAAAATCCAAGTTCCATCCTGACCTGGGCGAGGCTGCTTGGAACACTCTTCGATCACATGATGAAAATCTCTGTTAAAGGTGATTTCAATTTGTGGATTTTTCTTGCGAAAACGGCGCAGACTTTCCGGGACGTGAAAATCATTGAAATCTAAAATGCCACGCTTTTCCGGGGAAAACCACAGCATGGGAAACCCTGCTTGAGGCCAAGGAAAAATCCCCTTCGAATAAGCCGCATACAAAGTGCCCACATCAAGCTTTCCGCCAACGGCCAAAACTCCTTCGGCCATGGTGTCGCGGGGATCTGGAAAATCAACAGATGAATGCAACTTCACGAAGCTTCACTTTCCTTGAGGATTGTAAGTAATGCGATAGATAACTCCAGCCTTGTCGTCAGAAACCAGTAGCGAGCCATCTCTAAGAACCTCAACATCGACGGGACGCCCCCAGGCCTCATCATTCTGCAACCACCCTTCAACAAAACCTTCGACCTTTATTGGTTGACCATTTTGAAGTTGCACGAAGGTCAAACGATATCCTTGAGGTATGCTGCGATTCCAGGAACCGTGTTCAGCAAGAATCACGCTGTTCTGATATTCTTTGGGAAACATTGCTCCTGTATAAAAGCGCATACCTAATGAGGCGACATGGGCACGCAACTCAACTACAGGTGGGGTGTATTTCGCACAATCTTTGTTTTTTCCAAATTCAGGATCTTTGATGTCTTTACCGTGACAATATGGGAAGCCAAAGTGTTGGCCCACCTTCGTAAGATGATTGAGTTCGTCAGGAGGCATATCATCGCCCAACATGTCGCGACCGTTATCCGTAAACCAAAAGTCTTTCGTTAAAGGATCCCAGTCAAACCCAACGGTATTGCGTACGCCCTCTGCAATCACCTCTTTGGAAGTGCCATTCACATCTATACGATAAATTCGTCCATACTCAGTTCCGGTCTCGCAGACATTACAGTTAGCACCGACTGGAACATACAATTTTCCATCGGGACCAAAACGGATAAACTTCCAACCATGATGGCCATCTGAAGGAAATGTCTGCGCCAAAATTCGCGCAGGCTTCAAAGGCCGAGTGACCTTTGCGGGAACATTGAATTCATAAATCCGAGGAATTTCTGCGACATAAAGTTTTCCATCTTTGAAGGCAACACCATTCGGAACGGAAAGTCCTTCTGCGAAAACTTGAACTTTGCCATCTTGAATCACATAAACTTTGTCACTTTCACGCGTTCCCACAAAAATACGTCCATCTTCGGATTGAGCCATAGAGCGCGCATGAGGAACTTCTGCAAAAATAGAAATGGAAAAACCTTTAGGCAACTTCAGCTTTTCCAACGGCAGCTTTACTGCCGCGAAGGCGATATTTGGAATTACCAACAAACTGAGAATAAATGTTTTCATCAAATGCATCCCCGCATGAAAAACACCAATATCACACAAATCTACTCGAGCTTGCCTGCTGTACCTTGGCATACGTCACACTTCCCACAAGGAGTCTCATGCTTATGTCCAAAGTAATGATAAATATAATTCATTCTGCACTCTTTATCCTGCGTGGCCCAACGAACCATTTCAAGAAGTTTAGAGTTTTGCGCGCGTAATACCTGAGGACCATTTTCAGCGGCAAATTGCTCCGCAGTCGGTTCATGAACGCATTGAAACGGAAATGGATCATCTGACTTTTCCAAGCAACCCCAGCGCTCCAAAATACTGACCGCAGCCTCAACCCGGAAGTCACGACGGTTTTTAAAGTTCATCTGTTCGCGCAAGAAATCAAACTTCTCCTGATTCACACGCAGGCGATTGCCTTCAATCAACTGATAGACTTTACGAATGAACTCCGGCTCTGGATGGGACCATTTCAAAAATTCCATTTGAATGCTGACGTCATCTTGATCGTAAAGCAAATGACAAGAAGCCTCTTTGCCGTCACGCCCAGCTCGCCCGACCTCTTGAAAATAGGACTCTAACGCGCTTGGAATTTCCGAATGAATCAGAAGGCGCACGTTATTTTTGTCAATGCCCAAACCAAAAGCGGGCGTCGCCAGCATCAAAGGATTTTCACCAGAGATAAACATTTTCTGATTGCGTTTGCGATCTTGGGGAGGCAGGTCACCATGGTAAACCAAATGTGGAACACCCAATCGATTCAGTGACGAAGAAATCTTTTTTAAAGTTCCGATTAATGAACAATAAATTATCGCCGTCCCGTCATGTTGATGACGAAGAGCCACCATTGCGCGGATTTTTTCATCGATACCGTAAACATCGTGAACTCGCAACGCCAGATTACTGCGCTCAATCCCCGCAGAGATTGTCGGCGCCTCCGGAATGTTCAACTTTGCCAAAATGTCTTTTTGCACTTCGGGAGTGGCCGTTGCCGTCAAAGCCAAAGTCGGAGGGTTCCCCAACAGGGCGCGAAACTCCCCCACCCGAGAATAGTCTGGGCGGAAATCATGCCCCCACTGCGAAATACAGTGAGCCTCATCAATCGCCAGCAACTGAATCTTGCGACCTTCGATGGCTTTCAGGAACTCCGGTTTCCGAAAACGCTCAGGGGTCACATAAAGAAGTTTATAATCGCCTTTGGCCAGGCGCTCTTGGCGCTGCTCCCGCTCGTCCCTGGTTAAGGTCGAATTGAGGCAGGTTGCCGGTATGTTGAGATCACGAGCCTTCAAAACCTGATCCTGCATCAAGGCAATGAGCGGTGAAATGACAATAACAAGTCCGTCTCTAATCTTGGCAGGGAATTGAAAACACAGGCTTTTTCCCATACCGGTCGGCATTAATGCGAGGAGATCTTCATTTGCCCATACTTTACGCAAAATCGCTTCTTGCTCGCCTCGAAAGGCGCTAAACTCAAAATTCTGTTTTAGAAGTTCACTAAGTTGTGAATGGAGGTCTTTCGTCATGCCACCAAGCTTACGTTAATCAGCCCGCCCGAGGCACGCCGTTTCGTCTCAAAAACAGGCTCAATCAGGACGCTCACAGATTTGCATTGCCATGCGTCGTCGGGCTGAGCTAGATTCTTTTTTTGCATCTATATGTAATTGATGGTACTTCGAGTACTTTCATAAAAGTAACCAATAAAAACCAGTGGCTAAACTACTTTGGGCCAGAAATATTTCAGCCCCGAAGTGCAGATAAATCACGGCAAACAGATAACGAAGGGTATGAATATGTCCAAAAAGTGGAATATTGATATGGTCAGAAACATTGGTATCTCGGCTCACATTGACTCGGGAAAAACGACGACTTCTGAACGTATTTTGTTCTATGGAGGAAGAATCCACGCCATCCACGAAGTACGTGGAAAAGACGGCGTTGGGGCGACAATGGACTCCATGGATCTAGAGAGAGAAAAAGGTATCACCATCCAGTCTGCGGCAACTCAGGTTCACTGGAAGGATTATACAATCAACCTAATCGATACTCCGGGGCACGTGGACTTCACAGTTGAAGTTGAACGCTCACTTCGCGTTCTTGACGGAGCTGTATTGCTTCTTTGCGGTGTTGCTGGTGTTCAATCTCAATCAATCACAGTTGACCGTCAGATGAAACGTTACGGCGTTCCTCGTTTGGCATTCGTGAATAAATTGGACCGTCAAGGTGCCAACCCTTATCGCGTTGCTGATGCTTTGGTTGAAAAATTGAGACTTAATGCCGTCATGATCCAAATCCCTGTTGGCTTGGAAGATCAGCACAGAGGAAACGTAGACCTTGTCGACATGAAAGCTTACATCAATGAAGGTGAATCTGGAGAAACTGTTAAGGTAACAGATATTCCACCAGACCTAGTTGAAACAGCTCAAAAGTACCGTCAAATTATGATCGGAAAATTGGCTGATATCGACCCTACCATCGAAGAGAAATTCTTGATGGAAGAAGAGCCAACTAACGATGAGATTCGTGCTGCTATCCGTAAAGGAACTATCAGCTTGAAACTTGTTCCAGTTCTTTGCGGTTCTGCTTACAAAAATAAAGGCGTTCAACGTCTTATGGATGCGGTAACTTACTACCTTCCATCACCTGCTGAGAAAAAAGAGCACGCTCTTGATCTTAACAAAGGCGAAGAGAAGTTTGAGTTGTTCCCAGATCCAAAAAAACCGACAGTTGCTTTGGCATTTAAACTTGCTGAAACTCCATTCGGTCAGTTGACTTACATGCGTGTTTACCAAGGTCAGCTAGCAAAAGGTGCTTTCATCACGAATCAAACGAACAAGAAAGCCGTTAAGATTCCTCGTCTAGTGCGTATGCACTCTGACAAAATGGAAGATATCGACACAGCTTACGCTGGTGACATCGTTGCATTGTTCGGTATCGACTGTGCTTCTGGTGATACTTTCTGTTCTGAAGACATCAACGCTTCTATGCAATCTATGCACGTTCCAGACGCGGTTATCTCTCTTGCAGTTGCTCCTAAAGACAAAACTGCAGCGAATAACTTCTCTAAAGCGTTGCAAAAATTCCGTAAGGAAGACCCTACTTTCCGCGTTCACCGTGACGAGGAATCAAATGAGACTATCATCTCTGGTATGGGTGAGTTGCACTTGGAAATCTACGTTGAACGTATGAAACGTGAATTCAACTGTGAAGTTATCGTTGGTCAACCTCAGGTTGCTTACCGCGAGACGATTTCTCAAGCTGCTGACTACGATTACACTCATAAAAAACAAACGGGTGGTTCGGGTCAATACGCGAAGATCGTTGGTAAAATCCAACCTCTTGCTCCACAAGAAGATGGCTCAGTATTCAAATTCTCTAACGAAGTTGTTGGTGGTCGTATTCCTAAAGAATTCATCCCAGCAGTTGAAGAGGGCTTCAAAGAGCAGACTGTTAAAGGTCCACTCATTGGCTTCCCGATCGTTGGTGTTGAAGTTGTTCTTGAAGACGGCGCATACCATGACGTCGACTCATCATACATGGCGTTCAAAATCGCTGGTATGGCGGCACTTCGTGAAGTTTATGCTGCAGCAAAACCTACAGTTCTTGAGCCTATCATGAAGCTTGAAACTGTCGTTCCAGATGAATATCAAGGTTCAGCGGTTGGTCAAATCAATCAACGCCGTGGTACAATCGTTGGAACAACTGCTTTTGATGGCAACTGCGTGATCGAAGCTGAAGTACCGTTGACAGAAATGTTCGGTTACTCAACTGATCTACGTTCTGCTACTAAAGGTAAAGGTGAGTTCTCTATGGAATTCGCGAAGTACTTGCCAGTACCTCGTAACATTCAAGAAGAACTTGCGAAGAAATACCAAGCGAAGCGCGCAGCTGAGCAGAAGTAATTCTAAGTCCAGACTTCAAAAGCCCGATGGAAACATCGGGCTTTTTTTTGCCCTTTTCTCGCCTCCAGCGTGGGACTGATAAAATAAAAAAGGCTGATCACACTTGATCAGCCTTTTTTATTTTAAATACGTAAAGCTTTTATCAGGGAACTACAAAGGCCACTGATTGCAGTACTCAACCTTATCCGTCGCCAATGTTTTACCGGTCGCCTTATCCACTGTCACACGAGTGATCGTCGTACAGGTTTCTGAAGCGCTGATATCCTCATGTGAAGTCTCAGTATAAACCAGCACGGATCCACGATCTTCAACCTTCACATTGGCACCCAAAGTTTTGCCGGAGTTCTTCACATAGAAAAGCTCTCCTGCCATTCCGCCGCCACCGTCTCCACCGCTATAGCCGCCACCATCGAAAGAGCCACCACCATTGCGGTCATTGCCTTCATAGGTCCCTTCACGTGGATCATGACCTTCACCACCACCGTCTCTATCATCCTGATCTTTTGGAGCTGGTTCAGATTTGCCCTTGCTCTTCGCCTGCACTTCCTCAGAAGTGTTTGCAAAAGAAACTGAAGGGGTTGAGCTCATCGCGAACGAGAGTGCGATCAAGACTGTAAGAGAAAGTGTTTTCATTTTAAGACTCCTTATGAAAACACCCTAGATATCACAACGGCTTCGAGGTTTCCATCCGGCCCCCTCTGCCATTGCCAACATTTCATCACTGTCTAAAATTCTCGCAAATCTTAACCAAAGTTAAGAAGCCCAGAGATGAACTATTCACTCCTACTTAATCGGGGCCACTTCTTTTAAGAACTCCATGAAAGTCGCCCAAGATCTGCGATCAGCTCGTTCATTATAAGCGACACCGGCGCTTGGATTATTGCCTGCCATCTTTTGCGTGAAGGCATGAACCGCATTCGAGTAAGAGATGAACTCATAGTCCACCTTGGCGTCATTCATCTCTTTCACGAAAGCGTCCACTTCATCTTTTTTAACGTAAGGGTCCAAAGCTCCATGCATCACGAGCACTGGGCTTTTGATGTTCTTCGCGTCTAGAGGGTTGGGATTGGACAAAGCTCCATGAAAGCTGGCAATCCCCGCCAGTGCGGCGCCAAAACGACCGAGCTCCAAGGCACCCAATCCACCGAAGCAATAACCGATAACCACAATATGCTTGGGATCCACTCGTTTGTCTTTTTTCACAAGATTGTAAGCAGCCATCTCACGACTGCGCAGAAGCTTGCGATCTTCTTTATATTTGCCGGAAAGGGTTCCTGCCTCATTAACATTGGTAGGACGGAAACCTTTGCCATACACATCCAATGCGAAGGCTACATATCCCTGAGCGGCCAATATCCTGGCATGATCCTTCTCGTGATCTGTGATACCCATCCATTGATGAACAATAAGGACCGCGGGCCGAGGCGTTTTTGCACTGTCGTCGTAGGCCATGAAGCCTTCCAGCTCCGCCTTCCCGTCTTTGTATTCGACAGTCTCCGATTTCACGGCTGCGAAGGCATTAAAACTCAATAAAGCTGTTGCAAAGGTCATGGCAAACACCCGAAACCCCAATGATCTGATCATAAACTGCTCCTTGTTATGGACCAAAGTCTATGGCCCTGGGATTTCAAGGTCAAAGCCACCTGATAAATATCAACAACCTCGAATGGAGACGAGCTGAGGAATGCTCCTAGACTGTGATGAGGTGCGCTATAGACAGCCTAGTTAACAGCTGTGATAGACTTATGGCATCTATGGATTACCACAGGCCTTGGCCATTCATTAACTACTTCCCAACTTTGAGATTGATCCAACCACATCTATGACGATGCTTATATTCTTGTTCATTTCGACATTAACGATTTCCTTTATTTGCTCCATGCTGGAAGCGGTTTTGCTGACCTCAACGTCTGCTTATATTGCGGTCCTCGTTCGCGACAACCATCGCAGCGCCAAACTTCTTGAACATCTCAAAGAAAATCTCGATCGTCCTATTTCCGCGATTTTGACTTTGAACACACTTTCACACACTTTGGGTTCGGCAGCGATTGCCTACCAGGTGCAAGTGCAGTTTGGTGAACATGCGGTGACGGTCGCCTCTTTCATTCTGACTTTTGCGATTTTGTTCATTGCTGAGATCATTCCTAAATCAATCGGCGCAGCTCATTGGAAAGCATTGATCCCCATCTCTGCGTACACCATTCAGTTCATGATCATTATTTTATATCCATTGGTTGTCAGTGCTGAATGGCTCGGTCGCTTCTTCTCAAAATCAGAAGAAGATCCTGAGGTCAGCCGCGAAGAAATTTTGATGACAGCAGAAATCGGCGCCGAAGAAGGCACTCTGAAGAATAAAGAATCCAACATCATCAAAAATCTTCTGATGTTAGATAAGATCTATGTCTCTGATATTATGACTCCCCGTTCAGTCTTCTTTGCTTTGGATAAAGAGCTGACAGTGGAAGAGGTCTTCAACAAATATCGTCCGTTGCGTTTCTCGCGCATACCTGTTTATTCAGGCAGCTTGGACAATATCATAGGC encodes:
- the fusA gene encoding elongation factor G — protein: MSKKWNIDMVRNIGISAHIDSGKTTTSERILFYGGRIHAIHEVRGKDGVGATMDSMDLEREKGITIQSAATQVHWKDYTINLIDTPGHVDFTVEVERSLRVLDGAVLLLCGVAGVQSQSITVDRQMKRYGVPRLAFVNKLDRQGANPYRVADALVEKLRLNAVMIQIPVGLEDQHRGNVDLVDMKAYINEGESGETVKVTDIPPDLVETAQKYRQIMIGKLADIDPTIEEKFLMEEEPTNDEIRAAIRKGTISLKLVPVLCGSAYKNKGVQRLMDAVTYYLPSPAEKKEHALDLNKGEEKFELFPDPKKPTVALAFKLAETPFGQLTYMRVYQGQLAKGAFITNQTNKKAVKIPRLVRMHSDKMEDIDTAYAGDIVALFGIDCASGDTFCSEDINASMQSMHVPDAVISLAVAPKDKTAANNFSKALQKFRKEDPTFRVHRDEESNETIISGMGELHLEIYVERMKREFNCEVIVGQPQVAYRETISQAADYDYTHKKQTGGSGQYAKIVGKIQPLAPQEDGSVFKFSNEVVGGRIPKEFIPAVEEGFKEQTVKGPLIGFPIVGVEVVLEDGAYHDVDSSYMAFKIAGMAALREVYAAAKPTVLEPIMKLETVVPDEYQGSAVGQINQRRGTIVGTTAFDGNCVIEAEVPLTEMFGYSTDLRSATKGKGEFSMEFAKYLPVPRNIQEELAKKYQAKRAAEQK
- a CDS encoding dienelactone hydrolase family protein; protein product: MIRSLGFRVFAMTFATALLSFNAFAAVKSETVEYKDGKAELEGFMAYDDSAKTPRPAVLIVHQWMGITDHEKDHARILAAQGYVAFALDVYGKGFRPTNVNEAGTLSGKYKEDRKLLRSREMAAYNLVKKDKRVDPKHIVVIGYCFGGLGALELGRFGAALAGIASFHGALSNPNPLDAKNIKSPVLVMHGALDPYVKKDEVDAFVKEMNDAKVDYEFISYSNAVHAFTQKMAGNNPSAGVAYNERADRRSWATFMEFLKEVAPIK
- a CDS encoding hemolysin family protein, translating into MTMLIFLFISTLTISFICSMLEAVLLTSTSAYIAVLVRDNHRSAKLLEHLKENLDRPISAILTLNTLSHTLGSAAIAYQVQVQFGEHAVTVASFILTFAILFIAEIIPKSIGAAHWKALIPISAYTIQFMIIILYPLVVSAEWLGRFFSKSEEDPEVSREEILMTAEIGAEEGTLKNKESNIIKNLLMLDKIYVSDIMTPRSVFFALDKELTVEEVFNKYRPLRFSRIPVYSGSLDNIIGMTYRYKIHEALSNDQHEKLIGDIVTPISSIPERMTVSQVLDFFIKEKEHIALAVDEYGIVAGLVSLEDAVETLLGVEIVDELDSVEDMRKFALEQWQVRKQKMRKS